One part of the Drosophila teissieri strain GT53w chromosome 3R, Prin_Dtei_1.1, whole genome shotgun sequence genome encodes these proteins:
- the LOC122619810 gene encoding uncharacterized protein LOC122619810 isoform X2, with amino-acid sequence MSAPQQQPGDRGGGAPPVTGRDSANQPARSSTAGRSGHSSTGSRGLSPNNCGHVNNRVWSNHNQRQTPYPQANYGNRDHSDTRGSIQERQERDYTKRTDFRDRNPRYSDERHSGRYSDYHSRNHYHRYKPRGSEGRSYHRDEGARDSPKSPYHNEESGSSLIRATSDIKRSSGHNCEPKSDACKPEHTEGNQSCVNHYQTEENKIELGLTKDQEANRTSSNEQSSNISQQPDRIASEDDQNTNTNGLKESSCPNKPSKELNDASKASQFPDRRSEAQSSEEKLNVSKLSENHPSGVQASQSIPRIQVRPLTELLRQELFAVTQENLCRTSLLSPPPSAFPANPSRLAIRPNLRNRRRTVSNCIYNAGSLGQAAESEAVFNDRIASMDKESLKYIINNGDTIFEPHLQLQARRRIRDEIRRQLKTIELDKPKDCLVKELVEDEIVDSIKLPAFLLEEIEKCFGIDISQGQTAKDSEADHQGTTRGNVGAESPVQQPKETKGTCNSAESLKDITVKKTKATVDDRSQSTNIRKLQSEIASNDNNHQSEADELSKPLRELPQDSDDGSVTSNGVSKKVLQENNKKKCSKQSSKQAIKVNGNKPKNPRQEALIATLQHCESLKGSEDHVTSPKTADDVNSFGQTHQSKNRPPLLPTPPCERILWTNSKSNHSNPSQSALNRTNQSSNQETAPVDSLSGIGTHNKMEIKRESSSSPISVSPLPSKEVIDLLSSSDGEQEEHGVVHMDVDELEGDIVNRKEALTQSEPSTVENVDSDNSTNSQSSSKSTKRRRRLKLQNDAENVVDSFEKLILPHLREALTDRYRRQHSSSLQSRLHFISCVVTSSEHNSQTFSKIEVAKMQMNLKAADNRQAIEFLLKEIVNVVSLQKQRRREQDEEQKLTNLLSPKKTASIIEETPKASTLRPIQQCSIPPTAQDSSPAISHPSSPVRQSTPPVVSPFQKHHSSPVRQSPPPTQHSPISATAQQSSPIMSARQKTPSPPTRQSLTPILEDPKDSPAQQGSTRQKTRSSPACQTTPVEDVSESPAPSLENPSSSAKLESVPVGFPFLAMDPALCNYTRLACESKINEPFEHLGDMMAQNLVEIDRRLMENQNRRSILDDMIIKFQKEKSELEMVNLELQSSRLLLINSMISRNQASSAQVTNSKSKAPAAETAPESTHEDSFSKGGIARRTRSRLRRAVLVLAPKRQVRVQKRVSKKRKLGELVEKSHEEIAEQDTNKMDSETSIQSNFKEERLDVSAGDQVADSSSSSTAKHAQSRLSKPSVTVNPTHQPLAIIPPLPPPPPPPEPICHMSYEARSSFLKEPLHEPGHQWSDLNSEGKCSVGFVPKGKLQNVGSPITQIKIYRKYVIAAAEDGDIYMFHLVTHKLERKITKHSEAITNMCLSEEDSILYTTSADGFFKKSSLLNLERVIETVYLKEPLQSLDVAWGFAFIGSRWGQISTFNVVTNKVMEQPLVSTGQSIIAIKATNQGVRRILVLGCKGNFVQMHDAGNGLLLRRVFIAEGLNIYSLLLDEKHMYCGTQKNEIHQLEFYTGNLVTKFSCGNGAVAIASYGERYLLVGCYDGFIYVLNKITGTQVGRFEGAGRMVLALSVAGDKIVTSSKDNSLEILEVPSALVNGY; translated from the exons ATGAGTGCACCACAGCAGCAACCGGGAGACAGGGGAGGAGGAGCTCCGCCAGTCACCGGCAGGGATTCGGCAAATCAGCCGGCAAGGAGCTCCACCGCCGGAAGATCTGGACACTCGAGCACCGGTTCTCGTGGTCTGAGTCCCAACAACTG TGGTCACGTTAACAATAGAGTG TGGTCTAATCATAATCAAAGGCAAACGCCTTACCCGCAAGCAAACTACGGAAATCGCGACCATTCTGACACCCGTGGTTCAATCCAGGAACGACAGGAGAGAGATTATACTAAGAGAACTGATTTTCGTGATCGAAACCCTAGGTACTCCGATGAGAGACACTCTGGCAGATATAGTGATTACCACAGTAGGAACCATTACCACAGATACAAGCCTAGGGGAAGTGAGGGGCGATCCTATCACAGGGACGAAGGTGCCAGAGATTCCCCAAAGTCTCCTTATCATAATGAAGAAAGTGGTTCCAGTCTAATCAGAGCCACATCTGACATCAAGCGAAGTAGCGGACACAACTGTGAACCGAAAAGCGATGCTTGTAAACCTGAACATACGGAGGGTAACCAAAGTTGTGTAAATCACTATCAAaccgaagaaaataaaattgagtTGGGGCTAACTAAGGATCAAGAAGCTAACAGAACCAGCTCCAACGAGCAAAGTTCTAATATCTCTCAACAACCTGATCGAATTGCATCAGAAGACGACCAGAATACAAATACGAATGGGTTGAAAGAGAGCTCGTGTCCTAACAAGCCGAGCAAGGAATTAAACGACGCCTCTAAGGCATCGCAGTTTCCAGATCGAAGATCAGAGGCACAGTCGTCGGAGGAAAAATTAAACGTGTCCAAGTTAAGTGAGAACCACCCTTCTGGTGTACAGGCTAGTCAATCGATACCACGTATCCAAGTGCGCCCCCTTACCGAGCTACTGAGGCAGGAGCTCTTCGCAGTCACCCAGGAAAATCTGTGCAGGACATCTCTCCTAAGTCCCCCTCCATCCGCATTCCCCGCCAACCCCAGCCGTCTGGCCATTAGGCCCAACCTCAGAAATCGTCGCCGAACCGTAAGCAACTGCATTTACAATGCTGGAAGTCTTGGTCAGGCCGCAGAGAGCGAGGCCGTTTTCAATGATCGCATCGCTAGCATGGACAAGGAGAGTCTGAAGTACATAATCAACAATGGCGACACTATATTTGAACCACACTTACAACTCCAGGCCAGGAGGCGTATACGCGACGAGATTCGCCGACAGCTAAAGACAATTGAGTTGGATAAGCCTAAGGATTGTCTGGTAAAGGAATTAGTCGAGGACGAAATTGTCGATTCCATCAAATTGCCCGCATTTCTGCTCGAGGAGATCGAAAAGTGTTTTGGCATAGACATATCACAGGGTCAGACGGCCAAAGATTCTGAAGCAGATCATCAAGGTACAACAAGGGGCAACGTGGGCGCTGAAAGCCCAGTCCAACAACCCAAAGAAACAAAGGGAACTTGTAACAGCGCAGAAAGTTTAAAAGATATCACAGTTAAAAAGACTAAAGCAACTGTTGACGATAGGAGTCAGAGCACTAATATTAGAAAGCTTCAAAGTGAAATTGCTAGTAATGATAACAATCATCAATCAGAAGCCGACGAGCTTAGCAAACCCCTTCGTGAATTGCCTCAAGATAGCGATGATGGCTCTGTAACATCGAATGGGGTCAGTAAAAAGGTCTTGCAAGAAAACAATAAGAAGAAGTGTAGTAAACAGAGCAGCAAACAAGCCATTAAAGTAAATGGGAATAAGCCAAAGAATCCGAGACAAGAAGCACTAATAGCAACTCTGCAACACTGTGAATCATTAAAAGGGTCCGAAGATCATGTGACAAGTCCGAAAACAGCCGATGACGTCAACAGTTTCGGGCAAACACACCAATCTAAGAATCGTCCGCCCTTGCTACCGACCCCTCCATGTGAAAGGATTTTATGGACTAATTCAAAGAGTAACCACTCCAATCCAAGTCAATCCGCATTAAATAGAACTAACCAAAGTAGTAATCAGGAAACTGCTCCAGTGGATTCCCTTTCTGGGATCGGTACACacaataaaatggaaattaaaaggGAATCCAGCAGCTCACCCATATCAGTAAGTCCTTTGCCTTCCAAGGAAGTTATTGATCTGCTAAGCTCATCTGACGGAGAGCAGGAAGAGCATGGCGTGGTGCATATGGACGTTGATGAACTTGAAGGTGATATTGTAAATCGAAAAGAAGCTTTGACGCAATCCGAACCCTCAACTGTGGAAAATGTTGATAGTGACAACTCCACCAACTCCCAAAGCAGCAGTAAATCCACGAAAAGGCGACGCAGGCTAAAGCTTCAAAATGATGCAGAAAATGTGGTGGACAGCTTTGAAAAGCTGATCCTTCCTCATCTTCGAGAGGCTCTCACTGATCGCTATCGTCGCCAGCATTCTAGTAGCCTGCAGAGTCGATTGCACTTCATCTCCTGCGTAGTGACAAGCTCCGAGCACAATTCACAAACCTTTAGCAAAATTGAGGTAGCCAAGATGCAAATGAATCTCAAAGCAGCCGACAATCGCCAAGCTATCGAATTTCTTCTAAAAGAAATTGTCAACGTGGTGAGTCTGCAGAAACAACGTCGTCGGGAGCAGGATGAGGAGCAAAAgcttacaaatttattaagccccaaaaaaacagCATCCATAATTGAGGAAACCCCTAAGGCGTCCACATTACGTCCAATCCAGCAGTGTTCTATTCCACCAACGGCTCAGGATAGTTCTCCAGCTATATCACATCCATCCTCTCCTGTCCGCCAATCAACTCCGCCAGTTGTATCTCCCTTTCAGAAACATCACTCTTCTCCAGTCCGTCAGTCCCCACCGCCAACTCAGCACAGTCCTATTTCCGCCACTGCTCAGCAGAGCTCCCCAATAATGTCAGCCCGTCAAAAAACTCCATCTCCTCCAACCCGCCAATCTTTAACGCCCATCCTTGAGGATCCTAAAGACTCACCTGCACAGCAGGGTTCAACTCGTCAGAAAACTCGGTCGTCACCTGCCTGCCAAACGACACCAGTCGAAGATGTTTCTGAAAGCCCTGCTCCTAGTCTGGAAAATCCTTCCTCTTCGGCGAAACTGGAATCCGTTCCCGTTGGGTTTCCATTTCTCGCCATGGATCCCGCACTATGCAATTATACGCGCCTAGCTTGTGaatcaaaaataaacgaacCTTTTGAACATTTGGGCGACATGATGGCGCAGAATTTGGTTGAAATCGATCGTCGTTTGATGGAAAATCAAAATCGTCGCAGCATTCTGGATGATATGATAATAAAGTTTCAGAAGGAGAAATCTGAACTCGAGATGGTGAATCTAGAACTACAGAGTAGCAGGCTTCTACTGATTAACTCCATGATTTCTAGAAATCAGGCTTCTTCTGCTCAAGTCACTAACTCCAAAAGCAAAGCACCTGCGGCTGAAACTGCTCCGGAATCAACGCACGAGGACAGTTTTAGCAAAGGAGGGATAGCCAGGCGAACTAGAAGTAGATTAAGAAGAGCTGTCTTGGTCCTGGCACCCAAGCGTCAAGTCAGGGTACAAAAACGAGTTTCCAAAAAACGTAAATTAGGCGAATTAGTGGAGAAATCCCATGAAGAGATTGCTGAACAAGATACCAATAAAATGGATTCTGAAACGAGCATTCAATCAAATTTCAAGGAAGAGCGGTTGGATGTGTCAGCTGGTGACCAAGTAGCTgactcctcgtcctcgtccaccGCCAAACATGCACAATCGCGCCTCAGCAAGCCAAGTGTTACAGTCAATCCGACCCACCAGCCACTGGCTATAataccaccactaccacccccaccaccgcctcccGAACCAATCTGCCACATGTCCTACGAAGCGCGCAGCTCCTTCCTTAAGGAACCACTGCACGAGCCTGGTCACCAGTGGTCAGATCTGAATTCCGAAGGGAAGTGCTCTGTAGGTTTTGTGCCGAagggaaaattgcaaaatgtcgGCAGCCCCATTACCCAAATAAAGATCTACAGGAAGTACGTGATAGCTGCAGCCGAGGATGGGGATATCTACATGTTCCACCTGGTCACTCACAAGCTGGAGCGAAAGATCACCAAGCACAGCGAGGCTATCACGAATATGTGCCTCAGCGAAGAGGATTCCATTCTCTACACCACCTCAGCGGATGGCTTTTTTAAGAAGTCATCGCTCCTG AATCTGGAGCGGGTCATAGAAACGGTGTACCTCAAAGAGCCCTTGCAATCGCTAGACGTCGCCTGGGGATTTGCCTTTATTGGCAGCCGATGGGGTCAAATCTCTACCTTCAACGTAGTG ACAAACAAGGTGATGGAACAGCCCTTGGTATCAACCGGCCAATCCATCATTGCCATTAAGGCCACCAACCAAGGTGTTCGGAGGATCCTTGTGctgggatgcaaaggaaattTTGTCCAAATGCATGATGCGGGCAACGGACTGCTGCTGCGTCGCGTATTTATTGCAGAGGGCCTAAATATCTACAGTCTGCTTCTAGATGAAAAGCACATGTATTGCGGAACGCAGAAAAATGAGATACATCAGTTGGAGTTTTAT ACTGGAAACTTGGTCACCAAGTTTAGCTGTGGAAATGGCGCTGTTGCTATTGC
- the LOC122619810 gene encoding uncharacterized protein LOC122619810 isoform X1 encodes MSAPQQQPGDRGGGAPPVTGRDSANQPARSSTAGRSGHSSTGSRGLSPNNWRQNNSMKYNSRPWHRGRLDSGHVNNRVWSNHNQRQTPYPQANYGNRDHSDTRGSIQERQERDYTKRTDFRDRNPRYSDERHSGRYSDYHSRNHYHRYKPRGSEGRSYHRDEGARDSPKSPYHNEESGSSLIRATSDIKRSSGHNCEPKSDACKPEHTEGNQSCVNHYQTEENKIELGLTKDQEANRTSSNEQSSNISQQPDRIASEDDQNTNTNGLKESSCPNKPSKELNDASKASQFPDRRSEAQSSEEKLNVSKLSENHPSGVQASQSIPRIQVRPLTELLRQELFAVTQENLCRTSLLSPPPSAFPANPSRLAIRPNLRNRRRTVSNCIYNAGSLGQAAESEAVFNDRIASMDKESLKYIINNGDTIFEPHLQLQARRRIRDEIRRQLKTIELDKPKDCLVKELVEDEIVDSIKLPAFLLEEIEKCFGIDISQGQTAKDSEADHQGTTRGNVGAESPVQQPKETKGTCNSAESLKDITVKKTKATVDDRSQSTNIRKLQSEIASNDNNHQSEADELSKPLRELPQDSDDGSVTSNGVSKKVLQENNKKKCSKQSSKQAIKVNGNKPKNPRQEALIATLQHCESLKGSEDHVTSPKTADDVNSFGQTHQSKNRPPLLPTPPCERILWTNSKSNHSNPSQSALNRTNQSSNQETAPVDSLSGIGTHNKMEIKRESSSSPISVSPLPSKEVIDLLSSSDGEQEEHGVVHMDVDELEGDIVNRKEALTQSEPSTVENVDSDNSTNSQSSSKSTKRRRRLKLQNDAENVVDSFEKLILPHLREALTDRYRRQHSSSLQSRLHFISCVVTSSEHNSQTFSKIEVAKMQMNLKAADNRQAIEFLLKEIVNVVSLQKQRRREQDEEQKLTNLLSPKKTASIIEETPKASTLRPIQQCSIPPTAQDSSPAISHPSSPVRQSTPPVVSPFQKHHSSPVRQSPPPTQHSPISATAQQSSPIMSARQKTPSPPTRQSLTPILEDPKDSPAQQGSTRQKTRSSPACQTTPVEDVSESPAPSLENPSSSAKLESVPVGFPFLAMDPALCNYTRLACESKINEPFEHLGDMMAQNLVEIDRRLMENQNRRSILDDMIIKFQKEKSELEMVNLELQSSRLLLINSMISRNQASSAQVTNSKSKAPAAETAPESTHEDSFSKGGIARRTRSRLRRAVLVLAPKRQVRVQKRVSKKRKLGELVEKSHEEIAEQDTNKMDSETSIQSNFKEERLDVSAGDQVADSSSSSTAKHAQSRLSKPSVTVNPTHQPLAIIPPLPPPPPPPEPICHMSYEARSSFLKEPLHEPGHQWSDLNSEGKCSVGFVPKGKLQNVGSPITQIKIYRKYVIAAAEDGDIYMFHLVTHKLERKITKHSEAITNMCLSEEDSILYTTSADGFFKKSSLLNLERVIETVYLKEPLQSLDVAWGFAFIGSRWGQISTFNVVTNKVMEQPLVSTGQSIIAIKATNQGVRRILVLGCKGNFVQMHDAGNGLLLRRVFIAEGLNIYSLLLDEKHMYCGTQKNEIHQLEFYTGNLVTKFSCGNGAVAIASYGERYLLVGCYDGFIYVLNKITGTQVGRFEGAGRMVLALSVAGDKIVTSSKDNSLEILEVPSALVNGY; translated from the exons ATGAGTGCACCACAGCAGCAACCGGGAGACAGGGGAGGAGGAGCTCCGCCAGTCACCGGCAGGGATTCGGCAAATCAGCCGGCAAGGAGCTCCACCGCCGGAAGATCTGGACACTCGAGCACCGGTTCTCGTGGTCTGAGTCCCAACAACTG GCGACAGAACAACTCAATGAAATATAATTCGCGACCCTGGCACCGAGGCCGTTTGGACAG TGGTCACGTTAACAATAGAGTG TGGTCTAATCATAATCAAAGGCAAACGCCTTACCCGCAAGCAAACTACGGAAATCGCGACCATTCTGACACCCGTGGTTCAATCCAGGAACGACAGGAGAGAGATTATACTAAGAGAACTGATTTTCGTGATCGAAACCCTAGGTACTCCGATGAGAGACACTCTGGCAGATATAGTGATTACCACAGTAGGAACCATTACCACAGATACAAGCCTAGGGGAAGTGAGGGGCGATCCTATCACAGGGACGAAGGTGCCAGAGATTCCCCAAAGTCTCCTTATCATAATGAAGAAAGTGGTTCCAGTCTAATCAGAGCCACATCTGACATCAAGCGAAGTAGCGGACACAACTGTGAACCGAAAAGCGATGCTTGTAAACCTGAACATACGGAGGGTAACCAAAGTTGTGTAAATCACTATCAAaccgaagaaaataaaattgagtTGGGGCTAACTAAGGATCAAGAAGCTAACAGAACCAGCTCCAACGAGCAAAGTTCTAATATCTCTCAACAACCTGATCGAATTGCATCAGAAGACGACCAGAATACAAATACGAATGGGTTGAAAGAGAGCTCGTGTCCTAACAAGCCGAGCAAGGAATTAAACGACGCCTCTAAGGCATCGCAGTTTCCAGATCGAAGATCAGAGGCACAGTCGTCGGAGGAAAAATTAAACGTGTCCAAGTTAAGTGAGAACCACCCTTCTGGTGTACAGGCTAGTCAATCGATACCACGTATCCAAGTGCGCCCCCTTACCGAGCTACTGAGGCAGGAGCTCTTCGCAGTCACCCAGGAAAATCTGTGCAGGACATCTCTCCTAAGTCCCCCTCCATCCGCATTCCCCGCCAACCCCAGCCGTCTGGCCATTAGGCCCAACCTCAGAAATCGTCGCCGAACCGTAAGCAACTGCATTTACAATGCTGGAAGTCTTGGTCAGGCCGCAGAGAGCGAGGCCGTTTTCAATGATCGCATCGCTAGCATGGACAAGGAGAGTCTGAAGTACATAATCAACAATGGCGACACTATATTTGAACCACACTTACAACTCCAGGCCAGGAGGCGTATACGCGACGAGATTCGCCGACAGCTAAAGACAATTGAGTTGGATAAGCCTAAGGATTGTCTGGTAAAGGAATTAGTCGAGGACGAAATTGTCGATTCCATCAAATTGCCCGCATTTCTGCTCGAGGAGATCGAAAAGTGTTTTGGCATAGACATATCACAGGGTCAGACGGCCAAAGATTCTGAAGCAGATCATCAAGGTACAACAAGGGGCAACGTGGGCGCTGAAAGCCCAGTCCAACAACCCAAAGAAACAAAGGGAACTTGTAACAGCGCAGAAAGTTTAAAAGATATCACAGTTAAAAAGACTAAAGCAACTGTTGACGATAGGAGTCAGAGCACTAATATTAGAAAGCTTCAAAGTGAAATTGCTAGTAATGATAACAATCATCAATCAGAAGCCGACGAGCTTAGCAAACCCCTTCGTGAATTGCCTCAAGATAGCGATGATGGCTCTGTAACATCGAATGGGGTCAGTAAAAAGGTCTTGCAAGAAAACAATAAGAAGAAGTGTAGTAAACAGAGCAGCAAACAAGCCATTAAAGTAAATGGGAATAAGCCAAAGAATCCGAGACAAGAAGCACTAATAGCAACTCTGCAACACTGTGAATCATTAAAAGGGTCCGAAGATCATGTGACAAGTCCGAAAACAGCCGATGACGTCAACAGTTTCGGGCAAACACACCAATCTAAGAATCGTCCGCCCTTGCTACCGACCCCTCCATGTGAAAGGATTTTATGGACTAATTCAAAGAGTAACCACTCCAATCCAAGTCAATCCGCATTAAATAGAACTAACCAAAGTAGTAATCAGGAAACTGCTCCAGTGGATTCCCTTTCTGGGATCGGTACACacaataaaatggaaattaaaaggGAATCCAGCAGCTCACCCATATCAGTAAGTCCTTTGCCTTCCAAGGAAGTTATTGATCTGCTAAGCTCATCTGACGGAGAGCAGGAAGAGCATGGCGTGGTGCATATGGACGTTGATGAACTTGAAGGTGATATTGTAAATCGAAAAGAAGCTTTGACGCAATCCGAACCCTCAACTGTGGAAAATGTTGATAGTGACAACTCCACCAACTCCCAAAGCAGCAGTAAATCCACGAAAAGGCGACGCAGGCTAAAGCTTCAAAATGATGCAGAAAATGTGGTGGACAGCTTTGAAAAGCTGATCCTTCCTCATCTTCGAGAGGCTCTCACTGATCGCTATCGTCGCCAGCATTCTAGTAGCCTGCAGAGTCGATTGCACTTCATCTCCTGCGTAGTGACAAGCTCCGAGCACAATTCACAAACCTTTAGCAAAATTGAGGTAGCCAAGATGCAAATGAATCTCAAAGCAGCCGACAATCGCCAAGCTATCGAATTTCTTCTAAAAGAAATTGTCAACGTGGTGAGTCTGCAGAAACAACGTCGTCGGGAGCAGGATGAGGAGCAAAAgcttacaaatttattaagccccaaaaaaacagCATCCATAATTGAGGAAACCCCTAAGGCGTCCACATTACGTCCAATCCAGCAGTGTTCTATTCCACCAACGGCTCAGGATAGTTCTCCAGCTATATCACATCCATCCTCTCCTGTCCGCCAATCAACTCCGCCAGTTGTATCTCCCTTTCAGAAACATCACTCTTCTCCAGTCCGTCAGTCCCCACCGCCAACTCAGCACAGTCCTATTTCCGCCACTGCTCAGCAGAGCTCCCCAATAATGTCAGCCCGTCAAAAAACTCCATCTCCTCCAACCCGCCAATCTTTAACGCCCATCCTTGAGGATCCTAAAGACTCACCTGCACAGCAGGGTTCAACTCGTCAGAAAACTCGGTCGTCACCTGCCTGCCAAACGACACCAGTCGAAGATGTTTCTGAAAGCCCTGCTCCTAGTCTGGAAAATCCTTCCTCTTCGGCGAAACTGGAATCCGTTCCCGTTGGGTTTCCATTTCTCGCCATGGATCCCGCACTATGCAATTATACGCGCCTAGCTTGTGaatcaaaaataaacgaacCTTTTGAACATTTGGGCGACATGATGGCGCAGAATTTGGTTGAAATCGATCGTCGTTTGATGGAAAATCAAAATCGTCGCAGCATTCTGGATGATATGATAATAAAGTTTCAGAAGGAGAAATCTGAACTCGAGATGGTGAATCTAGAACTACAGAGTAGCAGGCTTCTACTGATTAACTCCATGATTTCTAGAAATCAGGCTTCTTCTGCTCAAGTCACTAACTCCAAAAGCAAAGCACCTGCGGCTGAAACTGCTCCGGAATCAACGCACGAGGACAGTTTTAGCAAAGGAGGGATAGCCAGGCGAACTAGAAGTAGATTAAGAAGAGCTGTCTTGGTCCTGGCACCCAAGCGTCAAGTCAGGGTACAAAAACGAGTTTCCAAAAAACGTAAATTAGGCGAATTAGTGGAGAAATCCCATGAAGAGATTGCTGAACAAGATACCAATAAAATGGATTCTGAAACGAGCATTCAATCAAATTTCAAGGAAGAGCGGTTGGATGTGTCAGCTGGTGACCAAGTAGCTgactcctcgtcctcgtccaccGCCAAACATGCACAATCGCGCCTCAGCAAGCCAAGTGTTACAGTCAATCCGACCCACCAGCCACTGGCTATAataccaccactaccacccccaccaccgcctcccGAACCAATCTGCCACATGTCCTACGAAGCGCGCAGCTCCTTCCTTAAGGAACCACTGCACGAGCCTGGTCACCAGTGGTCAGATCTGAATTCCGAAGGGAAGTGCTCTGTAGGTTTTGTGCCGAagggaaaattgcaaaatgtcgGCAGCCCCATTACCCAAATAAAGATCTACAGGAAGTACGTGATAGCTGCAGCCGAGGATGGGGATATCTACATGTTCCACCTGGTCACTCACAAGCTGGAGCGAAAGATCACCAAGCACAGCGAGGCTATCACGAATATGTGCCTCAGCGAAGAGGATTCCATTCTCTACACCACCTCAGCGGATGGCTTTTTTAAGAAGTCATCGCTCCTG AATCTGGAGCGGGTCATAGAAACGGTGTACCTCAAAGAGCCCTTGCAATCGCTAGACGTCGCCTGGGGATTTGCCTTTATTGGCAGCCGATGGGGTCAAATCTCTACCTTCAACGTAGTG ACAAACAAGGTGATGGAACAGCCCTTGGTATCAACCGGCCAATCCATCATTGCCATTAAGGCCACCAACCAAGGTGTTCGGAGGATCCTTGTGctgggatgcaaaggaaattTTGTCCAAATGCATGATGCGGGCAACGGACTGCTGCTGCGTCGCGTATTTATTGCAGAGGGCCTAAATATCTACAGTCTGCTTCTAGATGAAAAGCACATGTATTGCGGAACGCAGAAAAATGAGATACATCAGTTGGAGTTTTAT ACTGGAAACTTGGTCACCAAGTTTAGCTGTGGAAATGGCGCTGTTGCTATTGC
- the LOC122619812 gene encoding uncharacterized protein LOC122619812, with product MRFLTVVVMLALVICTACKNHEELKGQRPGDYNTRSRPSSNPYA from the coding sequence ATGAGGTTTCTAACAGTTGTTGTGATGTTAGCTCTCGTTATTTGTACTGCCTGCAAAAATCACGAGGAGTTGAAAGGTCAACGACCAGGCGATTATAATACTCGTAGCAGACCGTCTTCGAATCCCTATGCCTAA